The Haloarchaeobius litoreus DNA window CGCGTCGACGTCCCGGTCGCCGCAGTCGAGCAACAGGTACGGTGCTGCGGAGGGGTGGACCTCGAACGACGGTTCGAGGCCGTCGCGGAGTCGGCGACGTTCCCGGCGGACCGTCTCGCGGGTCTCGCGGACGAACCCGTGCTGGCGCAGACAGTGCGCGCCGACGGCCGCCGCGGGCGCGCCGAGGTTCCACGCGCGGCGGGCCGTCGCGAGGTCCTCCCGTGCCGCACCGGTCGCGACGGCGTAGCCCGCACGGAGACCCGGCAGCCCGTAGAGCTTCGTCAGCGAGCGCGCGACGACGACGGCGTCGTGGCCGGCGAGCGACGCCTGCCCGGTGTATCCGAGGAACGCCTCGTCGGCGAGCAGGCGCGTGCCGGCGTCGGCACAGCGGTCCGCGAGGGCGACGAGCGCGGAACGGTCGGGGAGCGCGCCGGTCGGGTTGTTCGGCGTGCAGACGACCACGGCCGCGAAGTCACCGGGGTCCACGTCCAGCACCGCTTCGGGTCGGAGGAACACCGGCTCGCCGTCCTGGAGGCGCACCTCGCGGGCGTACTCGCCGAAGCTCGGGGCCGGTACCGCGACACGGTCGCCCGGGTCGACGGCGGTCGCGAGCGCGAGCCGGATGGCCGCGAGCCCGCCCGGCGTCGGCACGACCTGGTCGGGGTCGACGCCGACGACCGTCGCCGCGGCCTCGCGGAACTCGGCATAGTCGTCGTCCGGGTAGCGCCGGGACTCGGCGA harbors:
- a CDS encoding aminotransferase class I/II-fold pyridoxal phosphate-dependent enzyme, with the translated sequence MDRESVRDAERVPHGGTTDRDVLDLSANTNPRSPPGTTAVYDATLAESRRYPDDDYAEFREAAATVVGVDPDQVVPTPGGLAAIRLALATAVDPGDRVAVPAPSFGEYAREVRLQDGEPVFLRPEAVLDVDPGDFAAVVVCTPNNPTGALPDRSALVALADRCADAGTRLLADEAFLGYTGQASLAGHDAVVVARSLTKLYGLPGLRAGYAVATGAAREDLATARRAWNLGAPAAAVGAHCLRQHGFVRETRETVRRERRRLRDGLEPSFEVHPSAAPYLLLDCGDRDVDALLADAREQGVVLRDARTFRGLDSHVRVAVKNDDTTDRTLEVLDVRPDDA